The following coding sequences are from one Candidatus Equadaptatus faecalis window:
- a CDS encoding cytidine deaminase: MERTTWDEYFLQIARLVASRSTCLRKQVGAVIVKDRHILATGYNGSPQGT, encoded by the coding sequence ATGGAACGCACAACGTGGGACGAATATTTTCTCCAAATTGCACGGCTGGTGGCAAGCCGCTCAACCTGCCTCAGAAAACAGGTCGGCGCAGTCATCGTTAAAGACCGCCATATTCTCGCAACAGGCTATAACGGGAGCCCTCAGGGCACAAG